CAGCCTTGAACTGATGGGCAGAATTAAGGACGCCCTTGATCCTAATGGAATATTCAACCGCGGCAAGAAAATACCTTGGACAAGATTTGCTCAATAACGCCCGCAGTGAGTCATAGCAAACGTGTTAAAGCAATGACAAGACTTTTCCTGTTAGCCCTTCTAGCCTGCATTGTTGCCGTGGCTGGCTGCGCCAGCTCTCCCGAGGCTAACAACCCCAACGATACGCAGGACGAGAAGCAGAATGACGATTGGAACGACGATTGGGGTGACGATGATGACTGGAATGACGACTGGGATGAAGATGGCTGGGATGAGGGCACCTCTGATCCGTTAGAGCGCTATAACCGGTGGGTTCATAGCTTTAACATGACGGCCGATGAATACCTCATCCGCCCCGTGGCCGTCACTTATAAAGAGCAAGTCCCTGATGGCATCCGCAACCCCATAGGTAACTTTTTCCGCAACCTCCTCGAGCCCTTTTACGCCCTCAACCACTACCTCCAAGGCGATGGCGAACAGGGCGCGCGTAGCATAAATCGTTTCTTCGTTAATTCCACGGTCGGAGTACTCGGCCTATTTGATGTGGCCGGTTCCGCCGGATTGGAGCGAGAGAGAACTGACCTAGGCTTGACCCTGGGTCACTGGGGGACGCCGGAAGGCCCCTATATAGTGCTCCCCTTCTTAGGGCCCAGCACTTTACGCGACAGCTCTGGGCTTGCCCTCCAATACCTTACCCGTGACTACCACAGCGTCTACTTTTGGGCAGATGTTGACCACCACCAGCGCTACTTGGCAACTGGACTATACGGTCTTGACCTGCGCGCTGGCCTGCTCTCGTTAGACGAAATGATGGAACGCACCGGCGCAGATCCATATATCTTTATGCGTGAATCCTACCTCCAGAACCGCCGCGAGCAGCTCGGCGAAGACGACTGGGATGATTGGGATGATGATTGGGATGACGACGACTGGGATAACGGGGATGATGATTGGGACGACGAGGATTGGGATAACGGGGATGATGACTGGGACGACGAGGATTGGGATAACGGGGATGATGACTGGAACGAGGATGATTGGGGCTGAGGTGAAACTCTAAAACTCCCCCGGAGCCACTCAACTGCCCCGTCGTGGAGTCGTGATGGTCTGGCGATGCATCGGGTCAAGCTAGTTGCTCATGCCGTGGAGGCAGATGAAGTTGGTTCTAGCCTTAGGAACTTTATTGTGTCACTAAAAGAAATACCCCAAGGCCGTACCCACCGACAAACCCCAAATCTCGCTCCGTTTTTCACCCCTCTCCCAATAGAGGTAGTTGATTTCCCAGAACACCTTTCTGCCGAAGCGAATCCAGGTATTGCGATAGGTAGTATCAGGATCCACTACAGGGAGGAATCCTCCATAGGTCAAACTATAGCCTTCCAGCCCAAAAGGATGATCGTAGACGACTTCGAGCCCCTGCGGATAGACCGTTTCGTTGATAGTATCGTGATCGCGGAACAGCCCGTGTCAGCACTTGAGCCCCCGTTACTCATCGAGAGGGTACCGCATCTCGAGCGTGTTGCCAGAAGGGCCCGAGCGGTAGGCGACTTCCTCCATCAGTGAGGCGATGATAGCCAAGCCGCGCCCCCCCTCCTCCGGATACTGTGCATCGGCGTCCTGCTCCAGCCGACTCAGGAGGCTATCGAGACTTTCCGGCATCGACCTGCCATGGTCGGTCACCGCAACGACAAGCCGATGCTGGTGCCGGGTTACTGTTACCTGGACGGTGTGGCCCGGCTCCCGCTGGTAGGCGTGGATGATGGCGTTATTGACCGCCTCGGACAGGGCTAGTTCCACGTCCACCGCAGCGGTCTCGTCTAGCCCTATCTCGCCGGCAAGTTCTTCCCAGGCTCGGCACAGCTCGGCGACCCGGCAGAGGTCCGAGTCCAGAGCTAGT
This Halorhodospira halochloris DNA region includes the following protein-coding sequences:
- a CDS encoding VacJ family lipoprotein; this encodes MTRLFLLALLACIVAVAGCASSPEANNPNDTQDEKQNDDWNDDWGDDDDWNDDWDEDGWDEGTSDPLERYNRWVHSFNMTADEYLIRPVAVTYKEQVPDGIRNPIGNFFRNLLEPFYALNHYLQGDGEQGARSINRFFVNSTVGVLGLFDVAGSAGLERERTDLGLTLGHWGTPEGPYIVLPFLGPSTLRDSSGLALQYLTRDYHSVYFWADVDHHQRYLATGLYGLDLRAGLLSLDEMMERTGADPYIFMRESYLQNRREQLGEDDWDDWDDDWDDDDWDNGDDDWDDEDWDNGDDDWDDEDWDNGDDDWNEDDWG
- a CDS encoding ATP-binding protein; the encoded protein is MSERSLLELALDSDLCRVAELCRAWEELAGEIGLDETAAVDVELALSEAVNNAIIHAYQREPGHTVQVTVTRHQHRLVVAVTDHGRSMPESLDSLLSRLEQDADAQYPEEGGRGLAIIASLMEEVAYRSGPSGNTLEMRYPLDE